Proteins from a single region of Cupriavidus sp. MP-37:
- a CDS encoding SOS response-associated peptidase, whose amino-acid sequence MCTNYAPVQRRILREIFGVEPPAAVYKAETYPDYAAPIVRADDDGRRRADLASFGMVPRQRIPPGARRYDTTNARSETVGERPAFARYWRQGQLCLIPATAFYEFAYRDHAADGAAPGKPVRWRVWLPGEPALGIAGLWRGWPDQALSFTMLTVSSAQHPLLRRFHKPGDEKRSVVIVPRAQWDDWLACRDPEVARTFLKLLPADVLQAEPAPKVQGAPIPDAD is encoded by the coding sequence ATGTGCACCAACTACGCCCCGGTCCAGCGCCGCATCCTGCGTGAGATCTTCGGCGTGGAGCCGCCCGCGGCGGTGTACAAGGCCGAGACCTACCCCGACTACGCTGCACCGATCGTGCGCGCCGATGACGACGGCAGACGCCGTGCCGACCTGGCCTCGTTCGGCATGGTGCCGCGCCAGCGCATTCCACCCGGCGCACGGCGCTACGACACCACCAATGCCCGCAGCGAAACCGTGGGCGAGCGCCCCGCCTTTGCGCGCTACTGGCGCCAGGGCCAGCTCTGCCTGATACCGGCCACGGCGTTCTATGAGTTTGCTTACCGCGACCACGCGGCCGACGGTGCGGCGCCGGGCAAGCCGGTGCGCTGGCGCGTCTGGCTGCCCGGCGAGCCGGCCCTGGGCATTGCCGGGCTGTGGCGCGGCTGGCCGGACCAGGCGCTGTCCTTCACCATGCTGACCGTCAGTTCGGCGCAGCACCCGCTGCTGCGGCGCTTCCACAAGCCGGGCGACGAAAAGCGCTCGGTGGTCATCGTGCCGCGCGCGCAGTGGGACGACTGGCTCGCGTGCCGCGATCCCGAGGTGGCGCGCACCTTCCTGAAGCTGTTGCCGGCCGACGTCCTGCAGGCCGAACCGGCGCCCAAAGTGCAGGGAGCGCCGATTCCCGACGCCGATTAA